Below is a window of Bacilli bacterium DNA.
AAACAAGTCCTCGTACGTATCGCTCGTGATGACGAACACTTCAACCGGCCATCCCCAGGCCATATAGGATTGGCGAAAAGGGCGCTCGCAAGTGTCGTCGATGATAACCAAATCGATGTCGGAGTGGCTGGAACCTTTGCCGGCCGCACAACTGCCCGCCCAAATCACGGCATTGCAGCCGGGAAAGTAATCGCCGATAAACCGGGTTGCCGCCATTTCCGCTGAAAGCCGCCGTTTCATTCTCCCTCACCCTCGTCTTGCCATGAACGATTAATCAAAGTGAATCTGCACCGGTCTTTCCACGTCGTCATGGTTGTCTTTGGAAATGCGGATCTCCAGAATGCCGTTTTTGTAATGCGCCCGGCATAATTGCGGGTTAACCGCCGCCGGCAAACGGATGTCGACGGGATCGCCTTCAGCCAATCCGGCCAGGCGGAGCCGGTAGCGGGTCGCGTGCAATTTGATCCTGGAAGCGTCCGTTTTGTCGGGAATGGGGATGCGCACGATGACGGCCCGATGGGTTTCGAATACTTCCGGATCGATGCCGGAAGTGAGCGAAAAGTTCGAAGACGCGCCGGGCAGAGCGCGTTTGAGCACATCCTGCACATATTTTTCAATCCACTGCGGGTCTTTCAGCATTTTCTCGACATGTTCGTTGTTTAAAAACGGCACTTTGCCGCCGAACAGCTTCTCGAAAGTTTTCCACTGCTCGCGTATTTGGTCGTTGATCGGGTTCATCTGCAACACCTCGCCTGACAGCTTCACCATACTATATGTAAAAATCCGGGCGATGGATACTGGATGCGCATTCGGCGCGCCGCGCCGCTTGGGCGTAACCCCTGCCCGGCGTGCGACATAGAAATAATAATGGGCGAACGGAGGGGGACGGATATGCCCGCAATAGTAGGAAATGTCAAGATATTGGCGGTTGGCCCAAGCTCCATTGTGCATATCGGCGACTCGATATTTTTATCCCCAATGAGCACTTCAAAAACGTATGCGGGATCCGGCTCGTTCAATACGGGCGATTTCCCGACAAATTACAATGCGCTGAACGCGACGCGCACGCTTGATACCGACCTGATTGACGACAGTGTTTCCAGGGTGGGATTGCCGTGAATATAACCGTAAACCAAAACATTTTGATCAAACAACTGCAAATTCAGTCGATCAGCCAATCGTCCGTATTGCAAATCGGCACTGCGGGAAAGATCAGCGGATTATCGCGCGCGTTCAATTTCGCTGGCTACGTTCCGGGAATATTTGCCGAGCCGGGGGTTACAACGGAACTTGTTGCTCCGTCGGCCCAGACGGAATTGGAACCGGCTGTTCCCCTGCCGTCTATCACTGCTTGATCGCGATTCGGGCTGGAACGGAAATTTCCTGCATATGATGTTTAGTGGTCGGATGCATACGAAGCGCATTCCTATCGGAATGCTTCAGGAGGTGCGTGTGATGCTGAACGCTCAGGAATTTTTCCGCATGGTGCAGTGGATGGCCCAACATTTTGCCTGGCAGGAAGAGAGATTGGCGGAGATCACCCGCACGCTGAACAGGTTGGAACAGGATTTGACGGCATTGAAGCAGCAAAAGGAAACCCGGATCGGCAGAGTAGAATATAAATTCGACCAGCTTAAGGTGGAAAAATTGGAGGGCACGCTCAATGTCGGCATGTCAACTCCGGGCGGCGCGGGCGAGATCGGGCAGTTGGCGGCGCCGGGGAATGCGGCGGACGATCCTCACGATGGCGGTCAAACCGCTCCAAATGATGAAAATGATGCCGCCGCGCTCATCCGCGCGGAAACAGACCGCTATGCCCGCGATGAATTGCCCGCGACGGTTCGGCGCATGGCCGATCATCACGGCATCGCAATGGACAACAGCTTTCATGGCATGATCACGGAAGATGTAAAGCGCCAATTGCAAGGACGTGTCCCCCGCTATGCCGAGCAGGCGGAACGGTTATACGGAAAATCAGTGGAGTCCGCCCAATTGCGGATGTGGATCGCACGGCGAATTAAAGAAGATGTGGAAGAAGGTTTAAGGCGCTATTTTGTCCGAATCGGACAGCAACGGGAGGCGAAAGAATGATTCTTGAGGTGACCAATCGGGAAGTGAAAGTCGGCGAAATTCGGGCGGCCGGCGTTTCCAGCTCATCCGTGCTGTTTATTGGCGATGCGAATGAAATCATCTTGTCCTCGTTCTTCGACTCGTTCCCGGAAGTAATCGAGCCGGTGGTGCCATTGCCCTCCCTGGGCGATTGACTGGAGGAGTTTTTGTGCGTGTTTCGCTGGTTGACGCGGTAAAAGTGAACAACGTCGGTCTGGATTCGGTGTTGTTTATCGGCGATAATCTTGTGCTGAACCCGAAAATTTCCGCGGTTGCGGTGCATCAACGCGAGCCGGTTTATGTTGGCGATATCAATGAATTTACGCCGCAAATTTTCCGCTTGCCCGAGGTTTGGTTCAGGGATAAGGAAACGGTTCGGCTGCGCGTGCGCCATACGCAACCGGTCATTCATGTCAATGTGGTGGATGTGCTGGCGGTATCCGCCGCTTCGATTTTGCAAATCGGCTCAACGCACACGATCCGGCCGGAAAGCAGGGTGAAGCATGCCCGCCGGGTTTTGGACTGAAGCGCTTGCGGCCCTTAATTCCCGGAAGCGAGTTTTTCCACTTTGGCCGTGTCGCGCTTTTTATCCAGGGGTTTGGCAATCTCGATTGCCGCATTTTTTTCTTTCGTTTGCTCCTCCATTTTGCTGGTGCCGTGGAAGATTCCGCCCTCCAGAATGTGCAGCGTCTGCACCTGAATGCTGCCGAACACTTTGCCTGTTGCGGTGATGCGCAGCATTTCCCGGGTGACGATGCTGCCGTGGACAGTCCCGGCGTTGATGACGTTGCGGGCCTGGATATTGGAATGAACGGAGCTGTTTTCGCCGATGGTTACGTCGCCGTCGCAAACAATGTCGCCGACAAATTTTCCTTCAATCCTGAGGCTTGCTTCCGAAACCAATTTTCCGTCAACCAGGGTGCCTTTTCCGATCAGTGTTTCGGTTGTATTGGGATTGACCCTGTTTTTTCTTTTTACGATCATGGCAAAATTCTCCCTTTCATGTTTTAATGGGGCAAATAATGTTCCGGATTCACATCTTCTCCGGATTTGATAACCTGGTAATGCAGATGCGGCCCCGTGCTTCTCCCCGTGTTGCCGAGTGTGCCGATGGTCTCGCCCTTTGCAACTTTTTCCCCTTTTCTTGCGCGAATGCTCTTTAAATGCAAATATTCGGTTTTAATCCCTTGCCCGTGATCGATAATGATATAATTGCCATGCGTTTTATCCGCCCCGACAAATTCAACTGTGCCGTCGGCGGTAGCCATCACGGGGTCGCCGATATTGCCGCCGATATCGATGCCGTTGTGGTAGCCGGGCTGGTTGGTGAACGGATCGCGCCTTACCCCGTAACCGGAGGTTACTATTCTGGAGACGGTCGGCCAGATGGATGGGGACACGCGTTGCAAGGCGATCTGTTCGTCAAGCGCTTTTTTATGTTCGGAAAGTTCCTGCGATAGCTGGCGCATTTGTTCATCCAGCCGGACGTACTCATCCTTGATCGAGTTGGAGTACGATTCCATGGCGCTGGCGGTGACATCGTGCCATTCGCCGCCTTCGGCTGTTGCGGCGGCCCCTGATTTTGGCGCATCCGCGCCAAGATTTTGCGATTGCCCCGATAAATTGCGAAGTTCCTGCTCAAGCCGCTCGATTTCTTGCAGTTTGGCTTTTACCGCATTTGCTTCTTCGCCCAGCATGACGATTTGATTTTGCAGTTGCCCGATCATTTCATTCTTTTCACCGACTATTTCCTGCCGCTGTTTTTTTTCCTGCTGAATTTGTGAAGATAAAAGCCTGATATGCTGGTTGTATTGGCTGCGCATGGAGAAAACCCAAAGCGATGCGGCAATGACGGCGATTGAAACGGAGGCGAACAGCGCCCAGGGCGTCCATTTGCCCACGTCTTTGTGCCAGACCGGCTTGTTTGCTTCGCGAATCATGACCAGGGTGAGCTTGTTTCGCCTGCGCTTGCGGTTTATCATGGAAAACTCCTTCTTGCGAAAAATCCGATGCTAACTAATACGTATGTCCGTTGTTTGGCGGATATACGTTTCAGGAGTTTCGTCCGGCGAGTTTGCGGAAGAACATAAGCCCATACAGGAAAACCGGAATGGTTAACATGAAAATGCCGTACACATACAGGTGCAGATAACGCATGTAGATGAAGTGGGTTCGCGCCATCAAGATCCCCGCAACCATCACGGCCGCCCCCAGCGCCAACAAGGTAATGAAATGCAATATGCGGCGCGACGGAGGAGAAATCTGGTCAAGGGCCACCCGTAAAAACAACCCGCAGCGGATAAAAATGCCGAAAATCATCAATACCTCGCCGTATACGTCGAAACGGTCAACAAAGCCCAGCGTCAGCAACCGGACGATCTCCAAAGAAGGAAAATACAGTTGTTTCGTCTGGCCAAGCCCGAAAATCATCACGACACCCGAAATCGTCAGCACCGCCGTTAATCCATTGGCGATTACACCTAACTGGCAGGCCCGCGCATAGCTTTTGCGCTTGTTTATATCGAGCGGAATAAATAACAGGAACAGCATTTCCGCCCAAATGCTGCACAAAACAAAAATTCCCCGGATGATTGGCGGCAAGCCGAACTCCATTACAGGCAACAGATTGCGAAAATTTTTTTCATACATATCGAAAATGCTGATCAAAATGCCGCTGAACATGGCGATATAGACAAGCATGCCCGCAACCAAAGCGATATTTTTATAACCTTTGTAGGTGAGATATACGCATGCAAGCATAAAGTAGAGCGCTATCGCCCATAGCGGCGTAAACGGCAGAAAGACGTATTTGATCAAATCCAGCAAGGACGCCAACGAATAAGCGGATAAAAACAGAAAATAGACGATAAAGACGCATTTCAGCAAAATGAGCGTGAACTTGCCGCCGATTTTGCCGATAAAATCGTCAAATCCGGAGGAAAAAGCGATGCGCAACCGGCAGATTGCCCAAACGGTCAACATGCCTAAAAGCGTGAAAACAAGCGCGGAGATCCAGCCGTCCCGTCCGGCAGCCAAATAGATTAACGGCAGGATATTGACATGCACCATAATGGATTGGGTCATGACGAGAAGATAAAAGACTTCAATCGCAGCAACCATATGTCGCCTTCTTTCCCGGGGAATTCAGTGCCTTTTAATGAAACGACCGGTTGGTCATTCCGGCGTTGCTGATGATCGTTTGTACGGAAACAGTTGCCGTCGCGGCGGCAAAAATGCTGTCCCAATCGCGCTTGAGCTCATGCCATTGTTGGGGATAGCGCCGATAAATCTTGATGCCGATGTCGGTAATGTCCGCGCGGTACTGTTTTTGCAATTTGCTTAACGAGCGCTCCACCAGCTGTTTAATGCGCGAAGAAACGGCATCCTGCAATTCTTCGATGCGCGCTTCCGTTAACTGTTCCGCGTCCGGGAAATCGGACAGCGAAGCTTTTGCGCGAATCGCGATATCCACATGCAGCGCATGATGGTTTAAGACCGGCTTGATGTTCGCTTTTCCGGCAAACAGTTCGACGCTTATTTTACTTTTGCCGTATGGCGACTGGACAGATATGGTGCCTCCGCGGAAGCGGTTAAGCAACCACGATAAACCGAACGTTTCATCCGCGTTTAACGTGCCGACCATCTTGTTATTTTTAATTACGGCTGTGCCCGATACTTCGGAAATTTGCTGGCCCTGCTCATCATGCATCGATACTACCGGCAAAAACGCGTTTTGCACCGGGCCGTCAAT
It encodes the following:
- the gerPC gene encoding spore germination protein GerPC, with protein sequence MLNAQEFFRMVQWMAQHFAWQEERLAEITRTLNRLEQDLTALKQQKETRIGRVEYKFDQLKVEKLEGTLNVGMSTPGGAGEIGQLAAPGNAADDPHDGGQTAPNDENDAAALIRAETDRYARDELPATVRRMADHHGIAMDNSFHGMITEDVKRQLQGRVPRYAEQAERLYGKSVESAQLRMWIARRIKEDVEEGLRRYFVRIGQQREAKE
- a CDS encoding spore germination protein; the protein is MPAIVGNVKILAVGPSSIVHIGDSIFLSPMSTSKTYAGSGSFNTGDFPTNYNALNATRTLDTDLIDDSVSRVGLP
- a CDS encoding spore germination protein GerPB; amino-acid sequence: MNITVNQNILIKQLQIQSISQSSVLQIGTAGKISGLSRAFNFAGYVPGIFAEPGVTTELVAPSAQTELEPAVPLPSITA
- a CDS encoding GerAB/ArcD/ProY family transporter yields the protein MVAAIEVFYLLVMTQSIMVHVNILPLIYLAAGRDGWISALVFTLLGMLTVWAICRLRIAFSSGFDDFIGKIGGKFTLILLKCVFIVYFLFLSAYSLASLLDLIKYVFLPFTPLWAIALYFMLACVYLTYKGYKNIALVAGMLVYIAMFSGILISIFDMYEKNFRNLLPVMEFGLPPIIRGIFVLCSIWAEMLFLLFIPLDINKRKSYARACQLGVIANGLTAVLTISGVVMIFGLGQTKQLYFPSLEIVRLLTLGFVDRFDVYGEVLMIFGIFIRCGLFLRVALDQISPPSRRILHFITLLALGAAVMVAGILMARTHFIYMRYLHLYVYGIFMLTIPVFLYGLMFFRKLAGRNS
- a CDS encoding Ger(x)C family spore germination protein → MLRNIGKLACMIAVIALVPGCWDNLEFNRGAMVMGAGLDRGEHGLLEVGVNIFTGSGQSSNQSQTGGAAGSQTNAYISTRADTLAAAIENITQSIKRQLVFTHAEVWLFGEKLARANFVPVVAALRREQMIRPRSYILITDTSPATVLKSTPIFKETVSSDIFGAVNDVRYSPAFIPVMIEDFFEQIDGPVQNAFLPVVSMHDEQGQQISEVSGTAVIKNNKMVGTLNADETFGLSWLLNRFRGGTISVQSPYGKSKISVELFAGKANIKPVLNHHALHVDIAIRAKASLSDFPDAEQLTEARIEELQDAVSSRIKQLVERSLSKLQKQYRADITDIGIKIYRRYPQQWHELKRDWDSIFAAATATVSVQTIISNAGMTNRSFH
- a CDS encoding polymer-forming cytoskeletal protein translates to MIVKRKNRVNPNTTETLIGKGTLVDGKLVSEASLRIEGKFVGDIVCDGDVTIGENSSVHSNIQARNVINAGTVHGSIVTREMLRITATGKVFGSIQVQTLHILEGGIFHGTSKMEEQTKEKNAAIEIAKPLDKKRDTAKVEKLASGN
- a CDS encoding Hsp20/alpha crystallin family protein; the encoded protein is MHNGAWANRQYLDISYYCGHIRPPPFAHYYFYVARRAGVTPKRRGAPNAHPVSIARIFTYSMVKLSGEVLQMNPINDQIREQWKTFEKLFGGKVPFLNNEHVEKMLKDPQWIEKYVQDVLKRALPGASSNFSLTSGIDPEVFETHRAVIVRIPIPDKTDASRIKLHATRYRLRLAGLAEGDPVDIRLPAAVNPQLCRAHYKNGILEIRISKDNHDDVERPVQIHFD
- a CDS encoding peptidoglycan DD-metalloendopeptidase family protein codes for the protein MINRKRRRNKLTLVMIREANKPVWHKDVGKWTPWALFASVSIAVIAASLWVFSMRSQYNQHIRLLSSQIQQEKKQRQEIVGEKNEMIGQLQNQIVMLGEEANAVKAKLQEIERLEQELRNLSGQSQNLGADAPKSGAAATAEGGEWHDVTASAMESYSNSIKDEYVRLDEQMRQLSQELSEHKKALDEQIALQRVSPSIWPTVSRIVTSGYGVRRDPFTNQPGYHNGIDIGGNIGDPVMATADGTVEFVGADKTHGNYIIIDHGQGIKTEYLHLKSIRARKGEKVAKGETIGTLGNTGRSTGPHLHYQVIKSGEDVNPEHYLPH
- a CDS encoding spore gernimation protein GerPD is translated as MILEVTNREVKVGEIRAAGVSSSSVLFIGDANEIILSSFFDSFPEVIEPVVPLPSLGD
- a CDS encoding spore germination protein GerPE codes for the protein MRVSLVDAVKVNNVGLDSVLFIGDNLVLNPKISAVAVHQREPVYVGDINEFTPQIFRLPEVWFRDKETVRLRVRHTQPVIHVNVVDVLAVSAASILQIGSTHTIRPESRVKHARRVLD